In Rhizobium lusitanum, a genomic segment contains:
- a CDS encoding ArsR/SmtB family transcription factor: MKSATMNVMNAERHELRDRQKVKCRAIGAASDFLKAMANPVRLSILCALVEGSRSVTELETMLDVHQPTLSQQLGELREAGIIVGKRSARAVVYRLADPRAGQLIGHLRLLFADPDASAIWRGTSVEAVFTHQM, from the coding sequence ATGAAGAGCGCCACGATGAACGTCATGAATGCCGAAAGGCACGAATTAAGGGACCGGCAGAAGGTCAAATGCCGTGCCATCGGCGCCGCGTCGGATTTCCTGAAGGCAATGGCGAATCCTGTTCGCCTTTCGATATTATGTGCCCTGGTGGAAGGGTCTCGTTCGGTAACCGAACTGGAAACCATGCTCGATGTGCATCAGCCGACCTTATCCCAGCAGCTCGGCGAATTGCGGGAAGCGGGCATCATCGTGGGCAAGCGCTCCGCGCGCGCCGTTGTCTATCGCCTCGCCGATCCAAGAGCGGGACAGCTCATAGGCCACCTGCGGCTATTGTTCGCCGATCCCGACGCCTCCGCGATTTGGCGGGGAACATCGGTTGAAGCCGTCTTCACACACCAGATGTGA
- a CDS encoding MFS transporter: MGTKPNHTGAGGTSVCSECSVKAAGLCIADRNRAPPVGFILWILALDVLGMGLAMPVLPTLIAELATVPAQQVSLVLGAAIAAYSAMQFLNAPMLGALSDRYGRRVVLLVALAGMAASNWMIALAGGLVSLLVGRALGGASAANIATVMAYIADISDGERRTHLYGSAGSVIAVGLVVGPVAGGWLASISPHLPFIVAGALAALNLLYGWFYLPESLRQENRRPFEWRRANPVGSLYALFRNGSMRPYLLTSICTWFAYGVFQSCFVLANQVRYGWDVVDASWALAALALGMALSQRYLVRRLTARFSNRWIISIGYGCCSVAYLCYFAASSPWLTYVGIAAQALGLVAEPAMRSELSRCATERHHGELQGGLTSMLSLVGAIAPLLGSYTLTVATGGTGNPATVGWPFVIGVAMYVLAIGGLWCRKN; encoded by the coding sequence ATGGGCACGAAACCGAACCATACCGGCGCAGGCGGCACGTCGGTATGCTCCGAATGTTCCGTCAAGGCGGCGGGTTTGTGCATCGCCGATCGAAATCGTGCGCCGCCGGTGGGATTCATTCTGTGGATCCTCGCGCTCGATGTGCTCGGTATGGGGCTGGCGATGCCGGTGCTACCGACATTGATCGCCGAGCTTGCGACAGTGCCCGCGCAACAGGTGTCGCTCGTACTGGGAGCGGCGATCGCGGCGTATTCGGCAATGCAATTCCTCAACGCGCCGATGCTCGGCGCGTTGAGCGACCGATACGGGCGCCGCGTAGTGCTGCTCGTTGCATTGGCGGGCATGGCGGCCAGCAACTGGATGATCGCACTCGCCGGCGGCCTCGTATCACTGCTGGTCGGCCGCGCGCTTGGCGGCGCGTCGGCGGCAAACATCGCGACGGTGATGGCCTATATCGCCGACATCAGCGACGGCGAGCGCCGCACGCATCTTTATGGAAGCGCGGGGAGCGTGATTGCGGTCGGGCTGGTCGTCGGGCCGGTGGCGGGCGGCTGGCTCGCGTCGATCAGCCCACACCTGCCTTTCATCGTTGCCGGTGCGCTTGCGGCGCTCAATCTGCTCTACGGATGGTTTTATCTTCCCGAAAGCCTGCGGCAGGAAAACCGTCGACCGTTCGAATGGCGGCGAGCGAATCCGGTCGGCAGCCTGTACGCGCTGTTTCGCAACGGCTCGATGCGTCCCTATCTGCTCACCTCCATCTGCACATGGTTCGCATACGGCGTATTTCAAAGCTGCTTCGTGCTGGCCAATCAGGTGCGCTACGGCTGGGACGTGGTTGATGCGTCCTGGGCACTCGCCGCATTGGCGCTCGGGATGGCACTGTCCCAGCGATACCTGGTCCGCCGGCTGACTGCCCGCTTTTCAAACCGATGGATCATTTCGATCGGATACGGATGTTGCAGTGTCGCGTATCTTTGCTATTTCGCCGCGTCGTCGCCCTGGCTCACCTATGTCGGGATTGCCGCGCAGGCGTTGGGTCTGGTCGCCGAACCGGCGATGCGAAGCGAGTTGTCGCGTTGTGCCACCGAACGTCATCACGGCGAACTGCAAGGCGGCCTCACATCGATGCTGAGCCTCGTTGGCGCGATTGCGCCGTTGCTTGGTTCCTATACCTTGACCGTTGCTACTGGAGGAACGGGCAATCCGGCGACTGTCGGGTGGCCATTCGTGATTGGCGTCGCGATGTATGTGTTGGCGATCGGTGGTCTTTGGTGCAGAAAGAATTAG